One segment of Penaeus chinensis breed Huanghai No. 1 chromosome 14, ASM1920278v2, whole genome shotgun sequence DNA contains the following:
- the LOC125032514 gene encoding solute carrier family 22 member 5-like, giving the protein MAIKDFDDIFGHIGGFGRYQMILFAASCVLNVFVVFVYFGQIFMTLTPPHWCRPPAPLLRLNLTELELKALTIPRHHNGRDFLSCRRYDVNFTQVVENNLSWPDPTWPVTSCTHGWTYNFSLYYPTITSELDWVCDEDWRPALAQSLFFVGSMLGSPSLGWAADTWGRLPVIVFSNLLGAVAGIASAFSSSFVMFAILRFIVGLTYEQHYVIAYILLLEYVGSKYRTVMANAPVMTFLTLGLCTMPWIAWGLAQWSSFTLLIHGLQFITLLCICVIPESARWLLGKGRVDQAVAIISRAARVNRKALSPEVLQEFKDYAEKMGHQVDQPRVTALSLLKTPVLRRRFILVCLMWMVMTLAYDGHTRNSENIGYDAFLSFTIAGAVEFPADVLTMIMTEYLGRRHTTVWSLILSGLVALSIAFVPEESTVIIMGLAFTGRFLITMTMNVGHQYPVEILPTVARGQGMGTMQTLGFLSAFASPYIVYLSKYGSFLPYVILGVITVLGGVACLFLPETLHEKLPDTLEDGETFFSGQSLCYNPCARSKPRDSEAKEMKEAGQDNMAFQTDSV; this is encoded by the exons ATGGCGATTAAAGACTTCGATGACATTTTCGGCCATATCGGGGGATTCGGACGATATCAGAtg ATCCTCTTCGCGGCGAGCTGCGTCCTGAACGTGTTCGTGGTGTTCGTGTACTTCGGCCAGATATTCATGACGCTGACGCCCCCGCACTGGTGCCGGCCGCCCGCGCCGCTGCTGCGCCTCAACCTCACGGAGCTCGAGCTGAAGGCGCTGACCATCCCGAGGCATCACAACGGCAGGGACTTCCTCTCCTGCCGCAGATACGATGTCAATTTCACGcag GTGGTGGAGAACAACCTCAGCTGGCCCGACCCGACGTGGCCAGTCACCAGCTGCACGCACGGATGGACCTACAACTTCTCTCTCTACTATCCTACCATAACTTCAGAG TTGGACTGGGTGTGCGACGAGGACTGGCGTCCGGCGCTGGCGCAGTCGCTCTTCTTCGTCGGCTCCATGCTGGGGTCCCCGAGCCTCGGCTGGGCGGCCGACACGTGGGGCAGGCTCCCCGTCATCGTGTTCTCCAATCTGCTGGGCGCCGTGGCTGGCATCGCTTCCGCCTTCAGCTCCTCATTCGTCATGTTCGCTATTCTGAGATTCATCGTGGGATTAACGTATGAACAGCATTACGTCATCGCTTACATCCTGC TACTGGAATACGTGGGCAGCAAGTACAGGACGGTGATGGCCAACGCTCCTGTGATGACGTTCCTCACCCTAGGCCTCTGTACCATGCCCTGGATAGCGTGGGGCCTTGCTCAATGGTCCTCCTTCACACTCCTCATCCACGGCCTGCAGTTCATCACCCTTTTGTGCATCTG CGTGATTCCAGAGTCCGCTCGGTGGCTCCTGGGCAAGGGACGCGTCGACCAGGCAGTGGCCATTATCTCGAGGGCAGCCAGGGTCAACCGCAAGGCTCTCTCGCCGGAAGTCCTGCAGGAGTTCAAG GACTACGCGGAGAAAATGGGGCATCAGGTCGACCAGCCGAGGGTCACCGCGCTCAGCCTCCTGAAGACGCCTGTGCTGCGCCGTCGGTTTATCCTCGTGTGCCTCATGTG GATGGTGATGACGCTGGCCTATGACGGGCACACGCGTAACAGCGAGAACATCGGCTACGACGCCTTCCTCAGCTTCACCATCGCCGGCGCCGTCGAGTTCCCCGCCGACGTCCTCACGATGATAATGACGGAGTATCTGGGGCGGCGCCACACCACCGTCTGGTCGCTCATTCTCAGCGGTCTCGTCGCCCTCAGCATTGCGTTCGTTCCTGAAG aaAGCACAGTAATCATTATGGGACTGGCCTTCACTGGCCGGTTCCTCATCACGATGACAATGAACGTGGGGCATCAGTACCCAGTGGAGATTCTGCCCACGGTTGCTCGGGGGCAGGGGATGGGCACCATGCAGACCCTCGGATTCCTCTCCGCATTTGCCTCTCCTTACATCGTTTACCTG TCCAAGTATGGCTCGTTCCTGCCCTACGTGATCCTCGGGGTCATCACAGTCCTGGGCGGAGTCGCTTGCCTCTTCCTGCCGGAGACGCTGCACGAGAAGCTGCCCGACACTCTGGAGGACGGCGAGACCTTCTTCAGCGGCCAGAGTCTGTGTTACAACCCGTGTGCAAg ATCCAAGCCAAGGGACTCTGAAGCTAAAGAGATGAAGGAGGCAGGACAAGACAATATGGCTTTTCAGACTGACAGCGTATAA